From a region of the Qipengyuania spongiae genome:
- a CDS encoding DUF389 domain-containing protein translates to MASAPNDDELTSTGWIDRALDGRLEKYRRWWRMSVLETVDQEEVIKQRREEAYTSPRYLFMLAMSAGIAILGLLLSSPAVVIGAMLIAPLMGPIIGAGFALAIGDYRWLRGSAVALAAGTVLGIALTALIVFVSPLQTVTAEIAARTQPNLFDLAVAVFSALAGAYSMIRGREGTIVGVAIATALMPPLGVVGFGLATANWTVFSGALLLYVTNLMTIALVATLMARLYGFSARLSGKQTRWQTALIVAVFVALAVPLFFSLRQIVWESNAARLIRTTIIAQAGPMARLSNIEFDLNAQPVSVSATLLTPETRENAEELSEAALAKQLGRPVNLSLTQFRVGTGEDAEALEILAARASSRDALNEESRLLEERLAVVAGAGPDSITIDRDARRAVVRARIPGASLATYRTLEERITRASNEWTVRIEPPVIALPTIVFAEGELTEEGRAALDLVAWAAQRRAQPVSLTGGSSETRQVAAAVLAERGVATTLVVGGPVMTAGWATALDDTPAALPTG, encoded by the coding sequence ATGGCCAGTGCGCCGAACGACGACGAACTGACCTCGACCGGCTGGATCGACCGCGCACTCGACGGTCGTCTGGAAAAGTATCGCCGCTGGTGGCGCATGTCGGTCCTCGAAACGGTCGATCAGGAAGAGGTCATCAAGCAGCGGCGCGAAGAGGCCTATACCTCGCCGCGCTACTTGTTCATGCTGGCCATGTCGGCCGGCATCGCGATCCTCGGCTTGCTCTTGTCCTCACCTGCGGTCGTCATCGGGGCGATGCTGATCGCGCCGCTGATGGGACCGATCATCGGCGCAGGCTTCGCGCTGGCGATCGGCGATTACCGGTGGCTTCGCGGATCCGCGGTGGCGCTGGCGGCTGGTACGGTGCTGGGGATCGCTTTGACGGCGCTGATCGTCTTCGTTTCCCCTTTGCAGACCGTGACTGCCGAGATCGCGGCGCGCACACAGCCGAACCTTTTCGACCTCGCAGTGGCGGTATTCTCCGCGCTGGCGGGAGCCTATTCGATGATCCGCGGGCGCGAGGGCACCATCGTTGGCGTGGCGATCGCTACGGCGCTGATGCCGCCGCTGGGCGTGGTCGGCTTCGGCCTCGCCACGGCGAACTGGACGGTCTTTTCGGGCGCGCTGCTGCTCTACGTCACCAATTTGATGACGATCGCTCTGGTCGCCACGCTGATGGCGCGCCTCTACGGCTTCAGCGCGCGGCTATCGGGCAAGCAGACGCGCTGGCAGACAGCGCTGATCGTGGCAGTGTTCGTCGCACTCGCCGTGCCGCTGTTCTTCTCGCTGCGTCAGATCGTATGGGAAAGCAACGCGGCCCGTCTGATCCGCACGACGATTATTGCCCAGGCCGGACCCATGGCGCGGCTCAGCAATATCGAATTCGATCTGAATGCTCAGCCGGTTTCGGTATCGGCCACGCTGTTAACGCCAGAGACTCGCGAGAACGCGGAGGAATTGAGCGAGGCAGCTCTGGCCAAGCAGCTCGGACGCCCGGTGAACCTTTCTCTTACCCAGTTCCGCGTCGGGACCGGAGAGGATGCCGAAGCGCTCGAGATTCTTGCCGCGCGCGCCAGTTCGCGCGACGCGTTGAACGAAGAATCGCGTCTACTGGAAGAACGGCTGGCCGTGGTCGCCGGCGCCGGGCCAGACAGCATCACGATCGATCGCGATGCACGCCGCGCGGTGGTTCGCGCGCGGATTCCCGGCGCTAGTCTCGCGACTTATCGGACGCTGGAGGAGCGCATCACCCGCGCGTCGAACGAATGGACAGTGCGAATCGAGCCCCCGGTGATCGCCTTGCCGACCATAGTTTTCGCGGAAGGCGAGTTGACCGAGGAAGGTCGCGCCGCGCTTGATCTTGTCGCCTGGGCCGCGCAGCGCCGCGCTCAGCCGGTGAGCCTCACCGGCGGGTCCTCCGAAACCCGCCAGGTCGCCGCCGCCGTTCTCGCAGAGCGGGGCGTGGCGACGACGCTGGTGGTCGGCGGACCCGTCATGACCGCAGGATGGGCGACCGCATTAGACGACACGCCCGCCGCCCTTCCGACCGGATAA
- a CDS encoding fatty acyl-AMP ligase, which translates to MTDAVLTPTPNDCDLPRRRSDFSTFNEAIDYAARSEKGLNFHDMRGALVQVYPYSQMRADAMDAARRVRAMGIGKDDRVALVAETGPEFAALFCGCIYAGAWPVPLPLPTTFGGKESYIDQLSVQLESSDPKILLYPAEIGDMAAAAAARQGCEGQSWQDFAERSAPETELADASPDDICYLQYSSGSTRFPTGVAVTHRALLHNLFGHAEGVDLGKNDRVVSWLPWYHDMGLVGCLLSPIANQASVDYIKTEHFARRPLAWLDLISRNRGNTLSYSPTFGYDICARRISSQSSVNDRFDLSRWRTAGNGADMIRPDVMQSFVNCFASAGFKASAFTPSYGLAEATLAVTVMPPGEGIRVELVEEERLSGRPRDLSRPARYRAIVNCGKPLPGMEVEIRGEDGQLREDHQIGKVWCRGESVMHSYFRNEEATRDCLVPSEDGAAWLDTGDMGYMANGYLFIVGRAKDMIIINGKNHWPQDIEWAVEQLPGFNHGDIAAFSIETADGDEAPAVLVHCRVSDPEERIKLRDQISEKVRSVTGMNCVIELVPPRTLPRTSSGKLSRAKAKRLYLSGEIQPLDLAA; encoded by the coding sequence ATGACCGACGCCGTTCTTACGCCGACGCCGAACGACTGCGACCTGCCGCGTCGCAGATCGGACTTTTCGACCTTCAACGAAGCGATCGACTACGCTGCCCGCAGCGAAAAAGGCCTTAATTTTCACGACATGCGCGGGGCGCTCGTGCAGGTTTACCCATATTCGCAAATGCGCGCGGATGCGATGGACGCCGCTCGCCGCGTGAGGGCCATGGGGATCGGGAAGGACGACCGCGTCGCGCTGGTGGCCGAGACCGGCCCTGAATTCGCCGCCCTGTTCTGCGGGTGTATCTATGCCGGTGCCTGGCCGGTCCCGCTGCCCCTCCCGACGACGTTCGGCGGCAAGGAGAGCTATATCGACCAGCTTTCGGTCCAGCTCGAAAGCAGCGATCCGAAAATCCTTCTATACCCGGCCGAAATTGGCGATATGGCGGCGGCTGCCGCCGCACGGCAGGGCTGTGAGGGGCAAAGCTGGCAAGACTTCGCCGAACGATCGGCGCCCGAGACGGAACTGGCCGACGCCAGCCCGGACGATATCTGCTACCTGCAATATTCCTCGGGCTCGACGCGCTTTCCCACCGGGGTCGCCGTCACGCACCGTGCGCTGCTTCACAACCTCTTCGGCCATGCCGAAGGAGTCGATCTGGGCAAGAACGACCGGGTGGTGAGCTGGCTCCCCTGGTATCACGACATGGGCCTGGTCGGCTGCCTGCTCTCGCCGATCGCGAACCAGGCTTCTGTCGACTACATCAAGACTGAACATTTCGCACGCCGCCCGCTCGCCTGGCTCGACCTCATCAGCCGCAATCGCGGCAATACGCTGAGCTATTCGCCGACCTTCGGCTACGATATCTGCGCGCGCCGCATCTCCAGCCAGTCGAGCGTGAACGATCGCTTCGACCTGTCGCGCTGGCGGACCGCCGGAAACGGGGCGGACATGATCCGGCCTGATGTGATGCAGAGCTTCGTCAACTGCTTCGCTTCGGCCGGTTTCAAGGCGAGCGCCTTCACGCCCAGCTATGGCCTCGCCGAGGCGACGCTGGCGGTCACGGTGATGCCCCCGGGCGAAGGAATTCGCGTCGAACTGGTCGAGGAAGAACGGCTTTCCGGCCGCCCACGCGATCTGTCCCGCCCCGCACGCTACCGCGCGATCGTGAACTGCGGCAAACCGCTTCCCGGGATGGAAGTCGAGATACGCGGCGAGGACGGTCAGCTTCGCGAAGACCACCAGATCGGCAAGGTCTGGTGCCGCGGTGAAAGCGTGATGCATTCCTATTTCCGCAACGAGGAAGCGACGCGTGACTGCCTCGTTCCGAGCGAGGACGGAGCCGCATGGCTCGACACCGGAGACATGGGATACATGGCCAACGGTTATCTGTTCATCGTCGGCCGGGCGAAGGACATGATAATCATCAACGGCAAGAACCACTGGCCGCAGGACATCGAATGGGCGGTGGAACAGCTGCCTGGCTTCAATCACGGGGACATCGCCGCCTTCTCCATCGAGACGGCCGATGGCGACGAAGCGCCCGCCGTGCTGGTGCATTGCCGCGTCTCCGACCCGGAAGAGCGCATCAAGCTGCGCGACCAGATCTCGGAAAAGGTTCGCTCGGTCACCGGCATGAACTGCGTCATCGAATTGGTCCCGCCACGCACGCTGCCGCGCACCAGTTCGGGCAAGCTCAGCCGGGCGAAGGCCAAGCGCCTCTATCTGTCGGGTGAAATCCAGCCGCTCGATCTCGCGGCCTGA
- a CDS encoding regulatory protein RecX produces the protein MDHSPRPSRRKRSTSRPLDSDGLRDLAMRYVARYATTSGKLRRYLARKVGERGWEGESAPDIDGLVASLEERGFVDDAGWAEARASALTARGYGTRRIGEDLRAAGIDAEIREENVPGEREARDAAVRLARRRRFGPFGQTLVGEDGMKRRDRQLAAMARAGHDFAKARHVVEAESEADLANWIGEAEDEGPDNR, from the coding sequence ATGGACCATAGCCCTCGACCGTCCCGGCGCAAACGCTCCACATCCAGACCGCTCGATTCCGACGGGCTGAGAGACCTCGCGATGCGATATGTCGCTCGTTATGCGACCACGTCGGGAAAGCTGCGGCGCTATCTCGCGCGCAAGGTCGGCGAACGTGGCTGGGAAGGCGAGAGCGCGCCCGATATCGACGGGCTGGTGGCCTCGTTGGAGGAGCGCGGCTTCGTCGACGATGCGGGTTGGGCAGAGGCGCGTGCTTCGGCGCTGACGGCGCGCGGTTACGGAACGCGGAGGATTGGCGAAGATTTGCGCGCCGCCGGGATCGACGCCGAAATTCGCGAGGAAAATGTACCGGGTGAACGCGAGGCGCGCGATGCCGCGGTGAGGCTGGCGCGGCGCCGGCGATTCGGTCCTTTCGGACAAACCCTTGTCGGCGAGGATGGCATGAAGCGGCGCGACCGGCAGCTTGCCGCGATGGCCCGCGCTGGGCATGATTTTGCCAAGGCACGCCATGTGGTCGAGGCCGAGAGCGAAGCCGACCTCGCAAACTGGATCGGCGAGGCCGAGGACGAAGGACCGGATAATCGATGA
- a CDS encoding DUF192 domain-containing protein: MRTAFAAILALALAACSAQSAGDVAATEQGGPSRHSVSGLEIVPLTIRSENTEHRFRVEIARTAQEQARGLMFRTELGANEGMIFPGGSPEPRSFWMKNTPLPLDILFIAADRRIRNIASDTVPYSTQQVPSVGAVIAVLELPGGRAAELGIEEGDLVAW; this comes from the coding sequence ATGAGGACTGCTTTCGCCGCCATTCTCGCTCTGGCGCTCGCCGCCTGCTCTGCGCAGAGCGCTGGCGATGTCGCCGCGACGGAGCAGGGCGGTCCGTCCCGCCATTCGGTGTCGGGACTGGAGATCGTACCTCTCACCATTCGCTCCGAAAACACCGAGCACAGATTCCGGGTCGAGATCGCCAGAACCGCGCAGGAACAGGCCCGGGGCCTGATGTTCCGGACCGAACTGGGCGCGAACGAAGGCATGATCTTTCCTGGCGGCTCTCCCGAGCCACGCAGTTTCTGGATGAAGAACACACCTCTGCCGCTCGACATCCTCTTCATCGCAGCGGACCGGCGGATCCGGAACATCGCGTCCGACACTGTGCCTTACTCCACGCAGCAGGTCCCTTCGGTCGGAGCGGTGATAGCCGTTCTCGAACTGCCGGGCGGCCGGGCGGCCGAACTCGGCATCGAAGAGGGCGATCTGGTCGCGTGGTAG
- a CDS encoding NADH:ubiquinone oxidoreductase subunit NDUFA12, which translates to MNIFGKIFTWWNGATIGTMLHTSRHGEQVGTDAQGNAYYRSKRKGEARERRWVIYEGANDASRVPAEWHGWLHGAFDDVPESNLPPARIWEADYTPNATGTLGAYRPAGALERGGQRARATGDYEAWSPDA; encoded by the coding sequence ATGAACATTTTCGGCAAGATCTTCACCTGGTGGAACGGGGCCACGATCGGCACCATGCTGCACACTTCGCGCCACGGCGAACAGGTTGGCACCGACGCGCAGGGCAACGCCTATTACCGCTCGAAGCGCAAGGGAGAGGCGCGGGAGCGCCGGTGGGTTATCTACGAAGGCGCCAACGATGCGAGCCGAGTCCCGGCCGAATGGCACGGCTGGCTCCACGGCGCCTTCGACGACGTGCCCGAGAGCAATCTGCCGCCGGCCCGAATATGGGAAGCGGATTACACGCCCAATGCCACCGGCACTCTCGGGGCCTATCGCCCGGCCGGCGCGCTCGAGCGTGGCGGGCAGCGTGCCCGTGCCACGGGCGATTACGAAGCCTGGTCGCCGGACGCCTGA
- a CDS encoding DUF2155 domain-containing protein, translating to MRRAALPFLACAVLAGVLTGCGGEAPEPGPVETDVPESLRVNLPAATPAPAEEAAIGTPLQERVATIGLLNKRNNVSQDLEMSPGETRRVGPVVIRLQSCERTAPWEMPQETGAFVQVMVQESNSDQFRSVFSGWLFKNSPSLNVVEHPIYDVWVKDCAMDFPGEEAEA from the coding sequence ATGCGGCGCGCGGCCCTGCCGTTCCTCGCTTGCGCCGTGCTGGCAGGCGTGTTGACCGGGTGTGGGGGCGAGGCACCCGAACCGGGTCCGGTCGAGACCGATGTGCCCGAAAGCCTGCGGGTCAATCTTCCCGCAGCCACCCCCGCTCCGGCCGAAGAAGCGGCGATCGGCACACCGCTTCAGGAGCGAGTCGCCACGATCGGCCTGCTCAACAAGCGCAACAATGTCTCGCAGGATCTGGAAATGTCGCCCGGCGAGACCCGCCGCGTGGGCCCGGTGGTCATCCGCCTGCAAAGCTGCGAGCGGACGGCACCGTGGGAAATGCCACAGGAAACCGGCGCCTTCGTTCAGGTTATGGTCCAGGAAAGCAACAGCGACCAGTTCCGCAGCGTTTTTTCAGGATGGCTGTTCAAGAACTCGCCCAGCCTCAACGTGGTCGAGCACCCGATTTACGATGTCTGGGTGAAAGATTGCGCGATGGATTTCCCTGGCGAGGAAGCGGAGGCGTAA
- the aat gene encoding leucyl/phenylalanyl-tRNA--protein transferase: MHAPVQTPPAVPPELLLSAYRSGIFPMADHRADPELFWVEPRQRAVIPLETFGPSGSLRKVIRQDRFRVTCDADFAGVIAACAEPREEHAESWISHRIEASYLALHDAGAAHSIECWREGELVGGLYGVAFDRVFCGESMFMRADNASKVALAWLVACMKTAGYLVLDCQFMTDHLRRMGAVALPQADYLDLLKKARGEPSASLRSVWRSYASASSPGKSIAQSFTQTS, translated from the coding sequence ATGCATGCTCCCGTCCAGACGCCGCCGGCAGTGCCGCCGGAACTGCTGCTCAGCGCCTATCGCTCGGGGATTTTCCCGATGGCGGACCATCGGGCCGATCCGGAGCTGTTCTGGGTCGAGCCGCGGCAGCGTGCCGTCATTCCGCTCGAGACGTTCGGTCCCTCCGGATCGCTACGCAAGGTCATCCGGCAGGACCGGTTCCGGGTCACCTGCGACGCGGATTTCGCCGGTGTTATCGCTGCCTGTGCCGAGCCACGCGAGGAACATGCGGAAAGCTGGATCAGCCATCGGATCGAGGCAAGCTATCTCGCCTTGCACGATGCGGGCGCGGCGCACAGCATCGAATGTTGGCGCGAGGGCGAACTGGTGGGCGGCCTCTACGGCGTCGCATTCGACCGGGTCTTCTGCGGCGAAAGCATGTTCATGCGGGCGGACAATGCCAGCAAGGTCGCGCTCGCCTGGCTGGTCGCCTGCATGAAGACCGCCGGATATCTCGTGCTCGACTGCCAGTTCATGACCGACCATCTGAGGCGCATGGGCGCGGTCGCGCTGCCTCAGGCGGATTATCTCGACCTACTGAAGAAGGCGCGCGGGGAGCCGTCGGCCAGCCTCCGCTCGGTCTGGCGGAGTTACGCCTCCGCTTCCTCGCCAGGGAAATCCATCGCGCAATCTTTCACCCAGACATCGTAA
- a CDS encoding ABC transporter ATP-binding protein, translating to MLDLQNVTHVYSNGTRALDDVTLSIPKGMFGLLGPNGAGKSTLMRTVATLQSPTEGRITFGDIDVIAEPERLRERLGYLPQDFGVYPRVSAYDMLDHMAVLKGVASAAERKATVETLLNQTNLWNVRKKAIAGFSGGMRQRFGIAQALIGNPELIIVDEPTAGLDPEERNRFLNLLAEIGENVVVILSTHIVEDVADLCPRMAVISEGRIRLEGAPLDLIEAARGSVWAKAIRREDLDAMRERHEVISTRLFAGRTIIHVMSPGDPGDGFEAVPGGLEDVYFSTLARTRRVEPSEGLAA from the coding sequence ATGCTGGATCTGCAGAACGTAACGCACGTCTATTCCAATGGAACGCGGGCGCTCGACGATGTGACGCTGTCGATACCCAAGGGGATGTTCGGGCTGCTCGGTCCCAACGGGGCGGGCAAGTCCACCTTGATGCGGACGGTAGCCACGCTCCAGAGCCCGACCGAGGGGCGAATCACTTTCGGCGATATCGACGTGATCGCCGAGCCCGAGAGGCTGCGCGAGCGGCTCGGCTACCTGCCGCAGGATTTCGGCGTTTATCCGCGCGTATCGGCTTATGATATGCTCGATCACATGGCGGTGCTGAAAGGCGTGGCCTCTGCCGCCGAGCGCAAGGCGACGGTCGAGACGTTGCTCAACCAGACCAATCTGTGGAACGTGCGCAAGAAGGCGATCGCCGGCTTTTCGGGCGGGATGCGCCAGCGTTTCGGCATCGCTCAGGCGCTGATCGGCAATCCCGAACTCATCATCGTCGACGAGCCGACCGCCGGCCTCGACCCTGAAGAGCGCAACCGCTTCCTCAACCTGTTGGCCGAAATCGGCGAGAACGTGGTGGTGATCCTGTCGACCCATATCGTCGAGGATGTTGCAGACCTCTGTCCGCGCATGGCGGTCATCTCCGAAGGGCGCATCCGGCTCGAAGGCGCGCCGCTCGACCTGATCGAGGCAGCGCGCGGCTCGGTCTGGGCCAAGGCGATCCGGCGCGAGGACCTCGATGCGATGCGGGAACGGCACGAGGTCATCTCGACCCGGCTCTTCGCCGGCCGGACGATCATTCACGTCATGTCGCCGGGCGATCCCGGCGACGGGTTCGAAGCCGTACCGGGCGGGCTGGAGGACGTCTATTTCTCGACGCTTGCCCGCACCCGCCGCGTGGAGCCGTCCGAAGGTCTGGCAGCTTGA